A region from the Canis aureus isolate CA01 chromosome 10, VMU_Caureus_v.1.0, whole genome shotgun sequence genome encodes:
- the SLC31A2 gene encoding protein SLC31A2 isoform X2, giving the protein MNTAQGCAAQHGDYGYYYCMRVAERMHFIFSNEVVLLFDFWSVHSPAGMALSVLVVLFLAVLYESIKVGKAKLLYWAVVSMSIPASQLTEETDQDSSGSDSPPVSTTRLSSRDFLLKPACAVWSSESTAATSVLSQPAQGLDVGILCLNKAAVT; this is encoded by the exons acTACTACTGTATGAGAGTTGCTGAGAga ATGCATTTCATCTTCTCCAACGAGGTGGTGCTCCTGTTTGATTTCTGGAGTGTCCACAGTCCTGCAG GCATGGCCCTTTCAGTGCTGGTGGTCCTGTTCCTGGCTGTGTTGTATGAAAGCATCAAGGTTGGGAAAGCCAAGCTGCTCTACTGGGCTGTAGTGAGCATGTCCATCCCCGCCAGCCAGCTCACTGAGGAGACAGACCAGGATTCTTCAGGCTCAGACTCGCCCCCGGTCAGCACAACCCGCCTCAG CTCCAGAGACTTTCTGCTGAAGCCAGCATGTGCTGTCTGGAGTTCGGAGTCCACTGCAGCTACGTCTGTCCTCAGCCAGCCTGCACAGGGCCTGGACGTGGGCATTTTGTGCCTTAATAAGGCTGCTGTGACCTGA
- the SLC31A2 gene encoding protein SLC31A2 isoform X1: MNTAQGCAAQHGDYGYYYCMRVAERMHFIFSNEVVLLFDFWSVHSPAGMALSVLVVLFLAVLYESIKVGKAKLLYWAVVSMSIPASQLTEETDQDSSGSDSPPVSTTRLRWLFCHFGQSVIHVLQVVIGYFMMLAVMSYNTWIFFGVILGSAVGYYLAYPLLSMV; this comes from the exons acTACTACTGTATGAGAGTTGCTGAGAga ATGCATTTCATCTTCTCCAACGAGGTGGTGCTCCTGTTTGATTTCTGGAGTGTCCACAGTCCTGCAG GCATGGCCCTTTCAGTGCTGGTGGTCCTGTTCCTGGCTGTGTTGTATGAAAGCATCAAGGTTGGGAAAGCCAAGCTGCTCTACTGGGCTGTAGTGAGCATGTCCATCCCCGCCAGCCAGCTCACTGAGGAGACAGACCAGGATTCTTCAGGCTCAGACTCGCCCCCGGTCAGCACAACCCGCCTCAG GTGGCTTTTCTGTCACTTTGGCCAGTCTGTAATCCATGTCCTTCAGGTGGTCATAGGCTACTTCATGATGCTGGCTGTCATGTCCTACAACACCTGGATTTTCTTCGGCGTGATCCTCGGCTCTGCTGTGGGCTACTACCTAGCCTACCCGCTTCTCAGCATGGTTTAG
- the SLC31A2 gene encoding protein SLC31A2 isoform X3 produces the protein MHFIFSNEVVLLFDFWSVHSPAGMALSVLVVLFLAVLYESIKVGKAKLLYWAVVSMSIPASQLTEETDQDSSGSDSPPVSTTRLRWLFCHFGQSVIHVLQVVIGYFMMLAVMSYNTWIFFGVILGSAVGYYLAYPLLSMV, from the exons ATGCATTTCATCTTCTCCAACGAGGTGGTGCTCCTGTTTGATTTCTGGAGTGTCCACAGTCCTGCAG GCATGGCCCTTTCAGTGCTGGTGGTCCTGTTCCTGGCTGTGTTGTATGAAAGCATCAAGGTTGGGAAAGCCAAGCTGCTCTACTGGGCTGTAGTGAGCATGTCCATCCCCGCCAGCCAGCTCACTGAGGAGACAGACCAGGATTCTTCAGGCTCAGACTCGCCCCCGGTCAGCACAACCCGCCTCAG GTGGCTTTTCTGTCACTTTGGCCAGTCTGTAATCCATGTCCTTCAGGTGGTCATAGGCTACTTCATGATGCTGGCTGTCATGTCCTACAACACCTGGATTTTCTTCGGCGTGATCCTCGGCTCTGCTGTGGGCTACTACCTAGCCTACCCGCTTCTCAGCATGGTTTAG